A single region of the Streptomyces virginiae genome encodes:
- a CDS encoding NIPSNAP family protein: MITIHLKYEIDVDKLADFEEYGRRWVRLVNRFGGTHHGYFLPSEGDSDIAYALFSFPGFAAYERYRTDSVSDPECQAAFDLARETRCIKRYERRFLRPLDTPAV; encoded by the coding sequence GTGATCACCATTCATCTGAAGTACGAGATCGACGTCGACAAGCTCGCGGACTTCGAGGAGTACGGACGCCGTTGGGTCCGGCTCGTCAACCGGTTCGGAGGTACCCACCACGGCTACTTCCTGCCCAGTGAAGGCGACAGCGACATCGCCTACGCCCTCTTCTCCTTCCCCGGCTTCGCCGCCTACGAGCGGTACCGCACGGACAGCGTGTCCGATCCGGAGTGCCAGGCCGCCTTCGACCTGGCCCGCGAGACCCGCTGCATCAAGCGGTACGAGCGCCGCTTCCTGCGGCCGCTCGACACCCCCGCCGTCTGA
- the lanKC gene encoding class III lanthionine synthetase LanKC has protein sequence MNKGYAAFCDADRWFYDAPYRRTEESYPAATAPVPAGWQTHRSGDWLALRPVDARLPSQGWKIHVSACLDNAESVLERVHAYCVERRIAFKFVPSRYLLHLRNAKYADRAASGKFLTVYPADEEQCRRIAEELDALLAGEPGPYILSDLRWNDGPVHLRYGSFTLRHCYDDRGELVPAIETPDGRLVPDPRGPVFQPPEWVEPPAFLAPHLARRAAVTLEGLPYTVERALHFSNGGGVYAGRDVRTGEPVVLKEARPFAGLAADGADAVTRLHRERRALEQLAGTDCVPAVHGTFTVGDHHFLVMQYLEGKPLNTYFARRHPLIEADPDPAELAEYTRWALEVHRRVTAAVEAVHARGIVFNDLHMFNIMVAEDEATGGMSVALLDFEAAAHVDEGLRQTVANPAFVAPAGRRGFAVDRYALACLRLALFLPLTSLLVLDRAKAAHLADIAAEQFPVPRAFLDEAVREILADTDPGPAPDAGSGPASRADSGPGAVVPRARRRYLPVEPNDPEAARASMTAAIRASATFDREDRLFPGDPAQFATAGGGTGFGHGAAGVLYALAETGADPWPEAEEWLLARTKEPASGMPLGFYDGLAGLAWTLERLGHRDRALALAEQLLDQSWQSVGPDLHGGLAGIGLALDSLGSTTGESALHAAALRCAELLADPATTSGPNRAGLLHGHSGPALLHLRLYERTRDQEWLIRAGQALHRDLDRCVTSAFGTLQVDEGWRTMPYLGAGSVGIGMVLDDWSEHARDDRFERARPEIVRAAQATFYAQPGLFRGAAGMILHLARTTTPGPGSGPADIARQVEALARHAVPYRGFLAFPGEQMMRLSMDLSTGTAGALLALGSAAPGGRAQLPFLPPPRSAAAVPEPVPLAGAVSHRNTTVKRKRT, from the coding sequence GTGAACAAGGGGTACGCCGCCTTCTGCGACGCCGACCGCTGGTTCTACGACGCGCCGTACCGGCGGACCGAGGAGAGCTACCCGGCCGCGACGGCCCCCGTACCGGCGGGGTGGCAGACGCACCGCAGCGGGGACTGGCTGGCGCTGCGGCCCGTCGACGCCCGGCTTCCCTCCCAGGGCTGGAAGATCCACGTCTCGGCGTGCCTGGACAACGCCGAGTCCGTCCTCGAACGGGTCCACGCGTACTGCGTGGAACGCCGGATCGCTTTCAAGTTCGTGCCGAGCCGGTACCTGTTGCACCTGCGCAACGCGAAGTACGCCGACCGCGCGGCGAGCGGAAAGTTCCTCACCGTGTACCCGGCGGACGAGGAGCAGTGCCGACGGATCGCCGAGGAGCTCGACGCGTTGCTGGCCGGGGAGCCCGGCCCGTACATCCTGAGCGATCTGCGCTGGAACGACGGCCCCGTGCACCTGCGTTACGGCAGTTTCACCCTGCGGCACTGCTACGACGACCGCGGGGAACTCGTCCCGGCGATCGAGACGCCGGACGGCCGGCTCGTGCCGGACCCGCGGGGTCCGGTGTTCCAACCGCCCGAGTGGGTCGAACCGCCCGCCTTCCTCGCGCCCCATCTGGCCCGACGCGCGGCCGTCACCCTCGAAGGCCTTCCGTACACGGTCGAACGGGCCCTGCACTTCTCCAACGGCGGCGGTGTCTACGCCGGCCGTGACGTGCGCACCGGCGAGCCGGTCGTCCTCAAGGAGGCGCGCCCCTTCGCGGGGCTCGCGGCCGACGGAGCGGACGCCGTCACCCGGCTGCACCGTGAACGCAGGGCCCTGGAACAGCTGGCCGGGACGGACTGTGTGCCCGCGGTCCACGGCACCTTCACCGTGGGCGACCACCACTTCCTGGTGATGCAGTACCTGGAGGGCAAACCCCTCAACACCTACTTCGCCCGCCGGCACCCGTTGATCGAGGCGGACCCCGATCCCGCGGAGCTGGCGGAGTACACCCGGTGGGCCCTGGAGGTCCATCGGCGGGTGACGGCGGCCGTGGAGGCGGTGCACGCCCGCGGCATCGTCTTCAACGACCTGCACATGTTCAACATCATGGTCGCGGAGGACGAGGCCACCGGTGGGATGTCGGTCGCCCTGCTCGACTTCGAGGCCGCCGCGCACGTGGACGAGGGGCTCCGCCAGACCGTCGCCAACCCGGCGTTCGTCGCCCCGGCCGGCCGACGCGGCTTCGCCGTCGACCGCTACGCCCTCGCCTGCCTGCGGCTCGCGCTGTTCCTGCCGCTGACCAGCCTGCTGGTGCTGGACCGGGCCAAGGCGGCGCACCTGGCCGACATCGCCGCCGAGCAGTTCCCGGTACCCCGCGCATTCCTCGACGAGGCGGTACGGGAGATCCTCGCCGACACCGACCCCGGTCCCGCCCCCGACGCCGGCTCCGGCCCCGCCTCCCGCGCGGATTCCGGCCCTGGCGCGGTCGTACCCCGCGCCCGCCGCCGCTACCTGCCCGTCGAACCGAACGACCCGGAGGCCGCCCGTGCCTCGATGACGGCGGCGATCCGGGCGAGCGCCACCTTCGACCGCGAGGACCGCCTCTTCCCCGGGGATCCGGCCCAGTTCGCGACCGCCGGCGGCGGAACCGGCTTCGGCCACGGCGCGGCCGGTGTGCTGTACGCGCTCGCCGAGACCGGCGCCGACCCCTGGCCCGAGGCCGAGGAATGGCTGCTGGCCCGGACCAAGGAACCGGCCTCCGGCATGCCGCTGGGCTTCTACGACGGCCTCGCCGGTCTCGCGTGGACCCTGGAACGGCTCGGGCACCGCGACCGGGCGCTGGCCCTGGCCGAGCAACTGCTGGACCAGTCCTGGCAGTCGGTCGGACCCGACCTGCACGGCGGACTCGCCGGCATCGGCCTGGCCCTGGACTCCCTGGGCTCGACCACCGGCGAGAGCGCACTGCACGCCGCGGCCCTGCGCTGCGCCGAGCTCCTCGCCGACCCCGCGACCACGTCCGGTCCGAACCGGGCCGGGCTGCTGCACGGGCACAGCGGTCCCGCGCTGCTCCATCTACGGCTCTACGAACGCACCCGCGACCAGGAGTGGTTGATCCGGGCCGGCCAAGCCCTGCATCGCGACCTCGACCGTTGTGTGACCAGCGCCTTCGGCACACTGCAGGTCGACGAGGGCTGGCGCACGATGCCCTACCTCGGCGCCGGCAGCGTGGGGATCGGCATGGTGCTGGACGACTGGTCGGAGCACGCGCGGGACGACCGCTTCGAACGCGCCCGGCCGGAGATCGTCCGCGCCGCCCAGGCGACCTTCTACGCCCAACCCGGGCTGTTCCGCGGCGCGGCCGGCATGATCCTCCACCTGGCGCGGACCACCACGCCGGGTCCGGGATCCGGCCCCGCGGACATCGCCCGCCAGGTGGAGGCCCTGGCCCGGCACGCGGTCCCGTACCGCGGCTTCCTGGCCTTCCCCGGCGAGCAGATGATGCGCCTGTCCATGGACCTGTCCACGGGCACGGCCGGTGCGCTCCTCGCCCTCGGCAGCGCCGCGCCCGGTGGGCGCGCGCAGCTGCCGTTCCTCCCTCCGCCGCGGTCGGCCGCGGCGGTCCCAGAGCCGGTCCCCCTCGCGGGGGCCGTGTCCCATCGGAACACCACAGTGAAGAGGAAACGGACATGA
- a CDS encoding DUF4386 domain-containing protein encodes MSSTRRTAIVAGVLFLVTEIAAIGGLALYRPLLDDAGYVLGPGADTRVFLGALCEFVLALAVTGTGAVLYPVLRGRDEGAAVGYVCGRLLEAAVILVGIVSVLSVVTLRAGAQGAAGADEASLVTAGQALVALHDWTFLFGPNFVLGANTLVLAGLMYTSRLVPRPLAVLGLVGGTLICASATAVLFGIYEQVSVAGSLAALPVFAWEVTLAVRLLAKGFDEGAGVGDRTVGTVGAAVAAV; translated from the coding sequence ATGAGTTCGACCAGGAGAACCGCGATCGTCGCGGGTGTGCTGTTCCTCGTCACCGAGATCGCCGCGATCGGAGGGCTCGCGCTCTACCGCCCCCTTCTGGACGACGCCGGCTACGTCCTCGGGCCGGGCGCCGACACCCGGGTGTTCCTGGGGGCGTTGTGCGAGTTCGTCCTCGCGCTGGCGGTCACGGGCACAGGGGCCGTGCTGTACCCGGTGCTGCGCGGGCGCGACGAGGGGGCGGCCGTCGGCTATGTCTGCGGGCGGCTGCTGGAGGCCGCCGTCATCCTCGTCGGGATCGTCAGTGTGCTGTCGGTGGTGACGCTGAGGGCGGGGGCACAGGGCGCGGCGGGCGCCGACGAGGCCTCCCTGGTCACGGCCGGCCAGGCCCTGGTGGCCCTCCACGACTGGACGTTCCTGTTCGGGCCGAACTTCGTCCTCGGGGCCAACACCCTGGTCCTGGCCGGCCTGATGTACACCTCACGGCTCGTACCCCGACCGCTCGCCGTCCTCGGGCTGGTCGGCGGGACGCTGATCTGTGCCTCGGCGACCGCCGTGCTGTTCGGGATCTACGAGCAGGTCTCGGTGGCGGGGTCCCTCGCGGCGCTGCCCGTGTTCGCCTGGGAAGTGACCCTGGCCGTCCGGTTGCTGGCCAAGGGCTTCGACGAGGGCGCGGGTGTGGGTGACAGGACCGTCGGAACCGTCGGGGCTGCCGTGGCCGCCGTGTGA
- a CDS encoding SpoIIE family protein phosphatase has protein sequence MIESGRPRLRRRPGPGRLVRLSPVILTVVIASLAYATPPEMAFSRLLPAAPALAAAMWPVLPTVLLGTVCLLLMIGLGMVFPDLGTWWTAAGIIAVTVAAAYGSHVRLQRERTLFQVRLVADAAQQVVLSPMPRRFGRVEIESLYLAAAAEARIGGDFYEVVDTPFGIRLLIGDVRGKGLPAVGAAAAIVNAFREAAYDETDMVAIARRMDASSMRYNGAFPPEGPLERFATALLVEIPHGGRQIDILNCGHPPPLLLNAGKVRALEPSTPSPLLSLAELIGDHYSVDTFDFAPDDLLLLYTDGIAETRARDGEFFPLAAWMGRQPPTPPDELLTALHRDLLDYSRGRLDDDIAALAVRLCDY, from the coding sequence GTGATCGAGTCCGGACGGCCGCGGCTCCGCCGGCGCCCCGGCCCGGGAAGACTTGTGCGGCTGTCGCCGGTCATCCTGACCGTCGTCATTGCCAGCCTGGCCTACGCCACTCCTCCGGAGATGGCCTTCAGCCGCCTCCTGCCCGCGGCGCCGGCCCTCGCCGCCGCCATGTGGCCGGTGCTCCCCACCGTCCTGCTCGGGACGGTCTGCCTCCTCCTGATGATCGGCCTCGGCATGGTCTTCCCCGACCTGGGGACGTGGTGGACGGCCGCGGGGATCATCGCGGTCACCGTGGCCGCCGCGTACGGAAGCCACGTCCGGCTCCAGCGCGAGCGCACCCTCTTCCAGGTCCGGCTCGTCGCCGACGCCGCGCAGCAGGTGGTGCTCAGCCCCATGCCGCGCCGCTTCGGCCGGGTCGAGATCGAGTCGCTCTATCTCGCGGCCGCGGCGGAGGCCCGGATCGGCGGGGACTTCTACGAGGTGGTCGACACCCCGTTCGGCATCAGACTGCTCATCGGTGACGTGCGGGGCAAGGGCCTGCCCGCGGTGGGGGCGGCCGCGGCGATCGTCAACGCCTTCCGGGAGGCCGCCTACGACGAGACCGACATGGTCGCCATCGCGCGCCGGATGGATGCCAGCAGCATGCGGTACAACGGCGCCTTCCCACCCGAGGGGCCGTTGGAGCGCTTCGCCACCGCGCTGCTCGTCGAGATCCCGCACGGGGGCAGACAGATCGACATCCTCAACTGCGGACACCCCCCACCTCTGCTCCTGAACGCCGGGAAGGTCCGCGCCCTCGAACCCAGCACCCCCTCACCCCTGCTCAGTCTCGCGGAGTTGATCGGCGACCACTACAGCGTCGACACCTTCGACTTCGCCCCCGACGACCTGCTGCTTCTCTACACCGACGGGATCGCCGAGACCCGCGCGCGCGACGGCGAGTTCTTTCCGCTGGCGGCCTGGATGGGGCGACAACCCCCGACGCCGCCCGACGAGCTGCTCACGGCACTCCACCGCGACCTGCTCGACTACAGCAGGGGCCGTCTCGACGACGACATCGCCGCCCTGGCCGTACGTCTGTGCGACTACTGA
- a CDS encoding TerD family protein, with protein sequence MSMRKGANVPVPSAAVRVELGWRGGPGAPDVDVSALLLTAAGKVRSDDDFVFYNQPTHPSGAVRHEGRRQDGAGVLETIGVTLSGVEEEIGTVVVAASTDGTFGQVSGLFVRVLDARSGEETARFDATDATSETAFVLGELYRRAGAWKFRAVGQGYASGLAGLATDFGITVDDPAPSPSPSPSPTPAPPAPVPAPVRPEVTVPAPTRPVRLSKITLTKAAPAVSLTKQGATSGGMRVNLTWSVAAPPRGWMRKGNDAVRLEDVDLDLSCLWELRNGTKGIVHPIDNQFGSFHQPPYIQLDHDDRTGASEAGENLMINLDHAAEIKRVLVFVVIYAGATSFAGLQGVATLHPPVGPPIEVRLDECTVPSPVAAIALIENVGGELIVRREAKYLLPAPGIFKQQAADIEYGWDMSWQSASKD encoded by the coding sequence ATGTCCATGCGCAAGGGTGCCAACGTACCGGTGCCGAGTGCCGCGGTCCGGGTGGAGCTGGGTTGGCGAGGGGGTCCTGGTGCGCCCGATGTGGACGTGTCGGCCCTGCTGTTGACGGCCGCCGGCAAGGTGCGGTCGGACGACGACTTCGTGTTCTACAACCAGCCCACGCACCCCAGTGGCGCCGTGCGTCACGAGGGGCGGCGCCAGGACGGCGCGGGCGTGCTCGAAACGATCGGGGTGACGCTGTCCGGGGTGGAGGAGGAGATCGGGACCGTGGTGGTCGCGGCTTCCACCGACGGCACGTTCGGTCAGGTGTCCGGCCTCTTCGTACGCGTGCTGGACGCGCGGAGCGGCGAGGAGACGGCACGGTTCGACGCCACGGACGCCACGTCGGAGACCGCGTTCGTGCTCGGGGAGCTGTATCGGCGGGCCGGTGCGTGGAAGTTCCGGGCGGTGGGTCAGGGGTACGCCTCCGGGCTGGCCGGTCTCGCCACGGACTTCGGGATCACGGTGGACGATCCCGCCCCGTCCCCGTCCCCGTCCCCGTCCCCGACCCCGGCCCCGCCCGCGCCCGTTCCGGCGCCCGTGCGGCCGGAGGTGACCGTACCCGCGCCCACCCGCCCGGTACGGCTGTCGAAGATCACCTTGACGAAGGCGGCCCCCGCGGTGTCGCTGACCAAGCAGGGGGCCACCTCCGGCGGCATGCGCGTGAATCTGACCTGGAGCGTCGCCGCGCCGCCGCGCGGGTGGATGCGCAAGGGGAACGACGCCGTGCGGCTGGAGGACGTCGACCTCGACCTCTCCTGCCTGTGGGAGCTGCGGAACGGAACGAAGGGGATCGTCCACCCCATCGACAACCAGTTCGGCTCCTTCCACCAGCCGCCGTACATCCAGCTGGACCACGACGACCGGACCGGTGCGAGCGAGGCCGGCGAGAACCTCATGATCAACCTCGATCACGCGGCCGAGATCAAGCGCGTCCTGGTCTTCGTGGTCATCTACGCCGGGGCCACCAGCTTCGCGGGCCTGCAAGGGGTCGCCACCCTTCATCCGCCCGTCGGTCCGCCGATCGAGGTGCGCCTGGACGAGTGCACCGTCCCCTCTCCGGTGGCCGCGATCGCCCTGATCGAGAACGTGGGCGGAGAGCTGATCGTCCGACGCGAGGCGAAGTACCTCCTGCCGGCGCCCGGCATCTTCAAGCAGCAGGCGGCGGACATCGAGTACGGCTGGGACATGAGCTGGCAGTCGGCGAGCAAGGACTGA
- a CDS encoding polyprenyl synthetase family protein → MHANVTAATLERVAGHRIRFDARFERYFDSLGERLDVPVPSRYVPRCLELLREFSMRGGKRLRVVLLYEAARLVTTDEIPGLAEAALSIELLQTHGLVHDDIIDDAPLRRGGPSTYYAYRSEFPGQDATALGLAILAGDLAAFLSTQVLLEAQVPAELRQALLGVHTRTAAETVAGQIADLERDSHTLPDEEFLHTVTDFKSARYSILAPLTMGLLAAGEDPAPHRERLHRYSRLVGITEQMRDDFLDLFGPSDAGPAAELKSTGADIRSGRRTYAVRAVLAAATGADATLVEAALGDPGCPDETLGRIREIARAADVDRLLKAEIRRHAEAAAAEAASWEPYWRAEAVGFFRGLPMWNVDRMP, encoded by the coding sequence ATGCATGCCAACGTCACCGCCGCCACCCTGGAACGCGTCGCCGGTCACCGGATCCGCTTCGACGCCCGGTTCGAGCGGTACTTCGACAGCCTCGGTGAACGTCTCGACGTCCCGGTGCCCAGCCGGTACGTACCGCGCTGCCTGGAGCTCCTACGGGAGTTCTCCATGCGCGGTGGCAAGCGACTGCGGGTCGTCCTGCTGTACGAGGCGGCCCGGCTGGTCACCACCGACGAGATACCGGGGCTGGCCGAGGCCGCGCTGAGCATCGAACTGCTCCAGACGCACGGGCTCGTCCACGACGACATCATCGACGACGCGCCCCTGCGCCGCGGCGGCCCCTCGACGTACTACGCCTACCGCTCGGAGTTCCCCGGCCAGGACGCCACCGCCCTCGGGCTCGCGATCCTCGCCGGGGACCTCGCCGCCTTCCTGTCCACCCAGGTGCTGCTGGAGGCCCAGGTTCCCGCCGAGCTCCGTCAGGCGCTGCTCGGCGTGCACACGCGCACCGCGGCGGAGACCGTGGCCGGGCAGATCGCCGACCTGGAGCGGGACTCACACACCCTGCCCGACGAGGAATTCCTGCACACCGTCACCGACTTCAAGAGCGCGCGGTACTCGATCCTGGCGCCGCTGACGATGGGACTGCTGGCCGCGGGTGAGGATCCGGCACCGCACCGCGAGCGTCTGCACCGATACTCCCGACTGGTGGGCATCACCGAGCAGATGCGCGACGACTTCCTCGACCTCTTCGGCCCGTCCGACGCCGGCCCGGCGGCCGAGCTGAAGTCCACCGGGGCGGACATCCGCTCGGGCCGTCGCACCTACGCCGTGCGCGCGGTGCTGGCCGCCGCGACCGGGGCCGACGCCACCCTCGTCGAAGCCGCGCTCGGTGATCCCGGCTGCCCGGACGAAACCCTGGGCCGGATCCGGGAGATCGCCCGCGCCGCCGACGTGGACCGGCTGCTCAAGGCGGAGATCCGGCGACACGCGGAGGCGGCCGCGGCCGAGGCCGCGTCCTGGGAACCGTACTGGCGCGCGGAGGCCGTGGGGTTCTTCCGGGGCCTGCCGATGTGGAACGTGGACCGGATGCCCTGA
- a CDS encoding LysR family transcriptional regulator, protein MFDENRLRVFAAIAREGSVTAAAAALHYAQPSVSHHLARLEAEAGVPLVQRAGRGIRLTEAGRLLADRAEEILGRIDSARTELAAHAGLSAGRVRLAAFPSALATVVPTVAAAFGVAHPDIELALTEAEPPEALAALRRGEVDVALTFHHGDGLPGDREGHTVTSILHEPLYIVSRDGASWPGPPTDLDTYRDQRWIAGCERCRTHLLAACGKHGFTPEIAFETDDYVAAQALVAAGLGVTTLPGLALRAHRHPDVRIDRLPDDHRVVDAVVYGSPPLAAPVDAFLRVLEDTAVDTVPWP, encoded by the coding sequence ATGTTCGACGAGAATCGACTCCGGGTGTTCGCCGCCATCGCCCGCGAGGGTTCGGTGACGGCTGCCGCCGCCGCCCTGCACTACGCGCAGCCGTCGGTCAGTCACCACCTCGCCAGGCTCGAAGCCGAAGCCGGGGTGCCGCTCGTCCAGCGGGCAGGCCGTGGCATCCGGCTGACCGAGGCCGGCCGGCTCCTCGCCGATCGCGCGGAGGAGATCCTCGGCCGCATCGATTCGGCCCGGACCGAACTCGCGGCCCACGCCGGGCTCAGCGCCGGACGGGTGCGCCTCGCGGCGTTCCCCTCCGCGCTCGCCACGGTCGTACCGACCGTGGCCGCCGCCTTCGGCGTCGCCCACCCGGACATCGAACTGGCGCTGACCGAGGCGGAACCCCCCGAAGCCCTGGCGGCGCTACGACGCGGCGAGGTCGATGTCGCCCTCACCTTCCACCACGGCGACGGCCTGCCCGGTGACCGCGAGGGCCACACCGTGACGTCGATCCTGCACGAGCCGCTCTACATCGTCAGCAGGGACGGCGCATCCTGGCCCGGCCCGCCCACCGACCTCGACACCTACCGTGACCAGCGCTGGATCGCCGGCTGCGAGCGGTGCCGCACGCACCTCCTGGCGGCGTGCGGGAAGCACGGCTTCACTCCTGAGATCGCCTTCGAGACCGACGACTACGTCGCGGCCCAGGCACTCGTCGCCGCCGGCCTCGGCGTCACCACGCTGCCCGGCCTCGCCCTGCGCGCACACCGCCACCCCGATGTGCGGATCGACCGCCTACCGGACGACCACCGCGTCGTGGACGCCGTCGTCTACGGATCCCCACCGCTCGCGGCCCCGGTCGACGCCTTCCTCCGGGTCCTCGAAGACACCGCCGTCGACACCGTCCCGTGGCCCTGA
- a CDS encoding threonine ammonia-lyase has protein sequence MHSPTISDVLRARRLQSAHLSPTPLLSYPALDASVGAGVRVLVKHENLQPTGAFKVRGGIALLAAMDPDERARGVLSYSTGNHAQSLAHAAALFGVPCTIVMPENPNPLKAEAVRRLGAELVAYGTDFDEARRHAEQLAPRRGMRLVGAANEPALIAGVATAYLEVFEREPDLDAIVVPVGGGSGAAAACLVAAAISPRCRVIAVQSRHSPAAHDSWRAGRCVERPNTTTAEGLATGSGFELTQRLLRAHLADFLLVDDDEIRRAQWVLMRDARTVAEGAAAASLAALLAAREDLAGQRVAIMCTGGNAGEGDLRACLSAAASVS, from the coding sequence ATGCACAGTCCGACGATCTCCGACGTCCTTCGCGCGCGTCGTCTGCAGAGCGCGCACCTGTCCCCGACCCCCTTGCTCTCCTATCCGGCCCTCGACGCCTCCGTCGGCGCCGGTGTGCGGGTGCTGGTCAAGCACGAGAACCTGCAGCCGACCGGCGCCTTCAAGGTCCGTGGAGGCATCGCCCTCCTGGCCGCCATGGACCCGGACGAGCGCGCCCGCGGTGTCCTGTCGTACTCCACGGGCAACCACGCGCAGTCCCTCGCCCATGCCGCCGCGCTCTTCGGCGTCCCGTGCACCATCGTCATGCCGGAGAACCCGAATCCCCTGAAGGCCGAGGCCGTACGCCGTCTCGGCGCCGAACTGGTCGCATACGGAACGGACTTCGACGAGGCCCGCCGCCACGCCGAGCAGCTCGCACCCCGGCGCGGGATGCGCCTGGTCGGCGCGGCGAACGAACCTGCTCTGATCGCGGGCGTGGCCACCGCGTACCTGGAGGTCTTCGAGCGGGAACCGGACCTCGACGCGATCGTCGTGCCGGTCGGCGGTGGCAGCGGCGCCGCCGCCGCTTGTCTGGTGGCGGCGGCGATCAGCCCGCGCTGCCGGGTCATCGCGGTGCAGTCCCGCCATTCGCCGGCCGCGCACGACTCGTGGCGCGCGGGCCGCTGCGTCGAGCGTCCGAACACCACGACCGCGGAGGGGCTGGCCACCGGGTCGGGCTTCGAACTCACGCAGCGTCTGCTCCGGGCGCACCTCGCGGACTTCCTGCTGGTCGACGACGACGAGATCCGGCGGGCCCAGTGGGTGCTCATGCGTGATGCCCGTACGGTGGCCGAGGGGGCCGCCGCCGCATCACTGGCGGCGCTCCTCGCCGCGCGCGAGGACCTCGCGGGGCAGCGGGTGGCGATCATGTGCACGGGCGGCAACGCCGGCGAGGGCGACCTGCGGGCCTGCCTCTCCGCGGCGGCCTCGGTGAGCTGA
- a CDS encoding SAM-dependent methyltransferase, with protein MRVTPLVASLAGDRASTSDDPIQLYYSHKTQEILHKYGPGPRVHFHVGLYPDGPPDTTVPQSVVKQRLFDAQERIVEHSARAWGSHEAPPRRLLDIGCGLGGTSLYWAQEHGASVTSLTVAAEHIPIVRHFALQAGVGERVNPVLADVHDLDEIRAYDAVYANESSGYTDRTRLFEVVAKALEPGGWFGIQEHFVGRSTWREFIDGYYRTRLGLRGEYLAAAEAAGFELVHEEDVTDSVVEFWVQSMAWNTAELDRLRAGADAEPGAWTGERLEQSTIAHSRFFRLWRDHAVQTRLLQFRIGSRR; from the coding sequence ATGCGCGTCACCCCCCTCGTAGCGTCCTTAGCCGGCGATCGGGCTTCGACCTCGGACGATCCCATACAGCTGTATTACAGCCACAAGACCCAGGAGATCCTGCACAAGTACGGCCCGGGCCCGCGTGTCCACTTCCACGTGGGGCTGTACCCGGACGGCCCGCCGGACACCACCGTCCCCCAGAGCGTGGTGAAGCAGCGCCTGTTCGACGCGCAGGAGCGGATAGTCGAGCACTCGGCCCGAGCATGGGGCTCCCACGAGGCGCCCCCGCGGCGGCTGTTGGACATCGGCTGCGGCCTCGGCGGCACCTCGCTCTACTGGGCACAGGAACACGGAGCTTCGGTCACCAGCCTCACCGTCGCGGCCGAACACATCCCGATCGTCCGGCACTTCGCCCTGCAGGCCGGGGTCGGGGAGCGGGTGAACCCCGTCCTCGCGGATGTGCACGACCTGGACGAGATTCGCGCGTACGACGCCGTCTACGCCAACGAGAGCAGTGGCTACACCGACCGGACCCGGCTCTTCGAAGTCGTCGCCAAGGCGCTGGAGCCAGGCGGATGGTTCGGCATCCAGGAACACTTCGTCGGCCGCTCCACATGGCGCGAGTTCATCGACGGCTACTACAGAACGCGACTGGGACTCAGAGGGGAATACCTGGCCGCGGCCGAGGCGGCCGGGTTCGAACTCGTACACGAGGAGGACGTGACGGACTCGGTCGTGGAGTTCTGGGTGCAGTCCATGGCGTGGAACACCGCCGAACTCGACCGGCTCCGCGCGGGGGCCGACGCCGAGCCCGGCGCGTGGACCGGTGAGCGGCTCGAACAGTCGACGATCGCCCACAGCAGATTCTTCCGGCTCTGGCGCGACCACGCGGTGCAGACAAGGTTGCTGCAGTTCCGGATCGGGAGCCGCCGATGA
- a CDS encoding TetR/AcrR family transcriptional regulator C-terminal domain-containing protein, which yields MPEQPQEAQEPRRTPLSRDRVLRAAVAFADGAGIEALSMRRLAQELGVVPMALYKHVANKEELLDGMVEVVVAGIASQAPGSDWKSAVRARILGARGALLAHSWAAQVIRSRTSPTPAVLAYLDSVIGTFLAGGFSTDLTHHVMHALGSRVLGFTEELFEDPAGTAPQDEGAQAAAYEAMARRYPHVTELARAVAHDRRTVVGEGCDDQFEFEFALDLLLDGFERLHGQGWRSTPS from the coding sequence ATGCCCGAGCAGCCGCAGGAAGCGCAGGAACCGCGCCGGACCCCTCTGAGCCGGGACCGCGTGCTGCGCGCCGCCGTGGCCTTCGCCGACGGCGCCGGGATCGAGGCGCTGAGCATGCGCAGACTCGCCCAGGAGTTGGGCGTCGTACCGATGGCGCTCTACAAGCACGTGGCCAACAAGGAGGAACTCCTGGACGGCATGGTGGAGGTGGTGGTCGCGGGCATCGCGAGCCAGGCTCCCGGATCCGACTGGAAGAGCGCGGTCCGCGCGCGGATCCTCGGGGCGCGTGGCGCCCTCCTCGCGCACTCCTGGGCGGCTCAGGTGATCCGGTCGCGCACCAGCCCGACGCCGGCCGTGCTCGCGTACCTCGACTCGGTGATCGGCACGTTCCTGGCCGGCGGCTTCTCGACCGACCTCACCCACCACGTGATGCACGCCCTCGGCAGCCGGGTGCTGGGCTTCACCGAGGAGTTGTTCGAGGACCCGGCGGGTACCGCACCGCAGGACGAAGGAGCTCAGGCAGCCGCGTACGAGGCAATGGCCCGGCGGTACCCCCATGTCACCGAGCTCGCCCGGGCGGTGGCGCACGACCGGCGAACGGTCGTCGGCGAGGGGTGCGACGACCAGTTCGAGTTCGAATTCGCGCTGGACCTCCTGCTGGACGGGTTCGAACGACTCCACGGACAGGGCTGGAGGTCCACACCCTCGTGA